A single genomic interval of Spinacia oleracea cultivar Varoflay chromosome 6, BTI_SOV_V1, whole genome shotgun sequence harbors:
- the LOC130462497 gene encoding protein DETOXIFICATION 45, chloroplastic-like, translating to MEETDVKDPNLKQSLESATSQISQLALSNSPTGVANLAAVFLFPLFINYFQMGVTGAATATVVSQYIGSFLMIWFLSKRVILLPPKFGDLKFGVYLKSGGFLIGRTVAVLITMTIGTSMAARQGPLAMAAHQICMQVWLAVSLLTDGLAASGQVYTPRNTPILVRKLMWLVSNGLSVLPA from the exons ATGGAGGAGACAGATGTTAAAGATCCAAATTTAAAGCAATCTCTGGAGTCTGCTACTTCTCAGATTAGCCAGCTAGCTCTTTCTAATAGTCCTACTG GTGTTGCCAATCTTGCAGCTGTTTTTCTGTTCCCGCTTTTcataaattattttcagatGGGTGTCACTGGAGCAGCCACTGCCACCGTTGTGTCTCA ATACATAGGTAGCTTCTTGATGATTTGGTTTCTTAGCAAGAGAGTAATATTATTACCTCCAAAATTTGGAGATCTGAAGTTTGGGGTCTATTTAAAATCTG GTGGATTTCTGATTGGAAGAACTGTGGCTGTTTTGATAACTATGACGATTGGGACCTCGATGGCTGCTCGTCAaggtcctctagctatggctgcTCATCAAATCTGTATGCAAGTGTGGTTGGCTGTCTCTCTTTTAACTGATGGATTGGCCGCATCTGGTCAG gtctacactccgaggaataCGCCTatactagtgaggaaattgatgtggttagTGAGCAACGGGCTAAGTGTTTTACCCGCAA